AGGCGGAATTCCCACAGACCACGACCAGCCTCTACTCCGGCTTTGGCGTAATGGCCCGCTTCGCTTTTGGTCACACGTGAGGAACGACGCTTACCAACGGTTACCTGAACCGCACGATAGCCATCGCTTTCAAGAGTTTTCAATTGGGTAATGCGGTTGGGTTCAACCTCGATTACCGTTACGGGCAGCGCTTGCCCGTCTTCCGTAAAAATACGGGTCATACCGGCCTTGCGACCGACAATTCCAATTGCCATGTTTCACCTCTTAAGTGTACGGGGCTCTCACCCTCTATGGCCTTATGACAGTTACACAGACTAACCGCTTGGTTAGCCGAGGCTGATCTGAACGTCTACACCTGCTGCCAGATCCAGCTTCATCAAAGCGTCTACTGTCTTCTCCGTCGGCTCGACGATGTCCAGCAAACGCTTGTGTGTACGAATCTCGTACTGATCGCGCGCGTCTTTATTGACGTGCGGGGAAATCAGAACGGTGTACTTTTCCTTCCGCGTCGGCAGAGGGATTGGTCCACGCACTTGAGCGCCGGTCCGCTTTGCGGTATCGACAATCTCCTGCGTTGACTGGTCGATCAGGCGGTAATCAAACGCCTTCAACCGGATTCGAATTTTTTGGCTTTGCATGATGCACCCAAACTCCACTCGTAGCAGCTACTAGTTAGCCGACCTTCAAAAAAAGGAGCCGCATTGTATGCATAATACCCAGCAGTGTCAACTGCGTTCAGCAGTGACTCCGCCAGGTCAGGTTGTGCGGCTGAAACAGAAAAAGGGGCTGAGTTTCAGCCCCTTTTTCCTCAGACCGTTCGAATCAATTATTCGAGGATCTTGGAGACCACACCGGCACCAACGGTACGGCCGCCTTCGCGAATCGCGAAGCGCAGGCCATCTTCCATGGCGATCGGGTTGATCAGGGTAACACTCATCTTGACGTTGTCACCCGGCATTACCATCTCCACACCTTCCGGCAGTTCACAGGAACCTGTGACGTCGGTGGTACGGAAGTAGAACTGCGGACGATAGCCCTTGAAGAACGGCGTATGACGACCACCTTCTTCTTTGCTCAGTACGTACACTTCGCACTCGAACTTGGTGTGCGGCTTGATAGAGCCCGGTACACACAGAACC
The DNA window shown above is from Marinobacter sp. SS13-12 and carries:
- the rpsJ gene encoding 30S ribosomal protein S10; the protein is MQSQKIRIRLKAFDYRLIDQSTQEIVDTAKRTGAQVRGPIPLPTRKEKYTVLISPHVNKDARDQYEIRTHKRLLDIVEPTEKTVDALMKLDLAAGVDVQISLG
- a CDS encoding EF-Tu/IF-2/RF-3 family GTPase, whose protein sequence is VERGIIKVGDEVEIVGIKDTVKTVCTGVEMFRKLLDEGRAGENVGVLLRGTKRDDVERGQVLCVPGSIKPHTKFECEVYVLSKEEGGRHTPFFKGYRPQFYFRTTDVTGSCELPEGVEMVMPGDNVKMSVTLINPIAMEDGLRFAIREGGRTVGAGVVSKILE